A stretch of the Enterobacter mori genome encodes the following:
- the nuoK gene encoding NADH-quinone oxidoreductase subunit NuoK gives MIPLTHGLILAAILFVLGLTGLVIRRNLLFMLIGLEIMINASALAFVVAGSYWGQADGQVMYILAISLAAAEASIGLALLLQLHRRRQNLNIDSVSELRG, from the coding sequence ATGATCCCCTTAACACATGGACTGATCCTCGCTGCGATTTTGTTCGTCCTGGGCTTAACCGGTCTGGTTATCCGCCGCAATCTGCTGTTTATGCTGATTGGTCTGGAAATCATGATTAACGCCTCCGCGCTGGCCTTCGTGGTCGCCGGGAGCTACTGGGGCCAGGCCGACGGTCAGGTGATGTACATTCTCGCCATCAGCCTCGCGGCTGCTGAAGCGAGTATTGGCCTGGCGCTGTTGCTGCAGCTCCATCGTCGCCGCCAGAACCTGAACATCGATTCAGTAAGTGAGTTGCGTGGATGA
- the nuoJ gene encoding NADH-quinone oxidoreductase subunit J — MEFAFYICGLIAILATLRVITHTNPVHALLYLIISLLAISGVFFALGAHFAGALEIIVYAGAIMVLFVFVVMMLNLGGSEIEQERQWLKPQVWIGPAILSAIMLVVIVYAILGVNDQGIDGTPISAKTVGIALFGPYVLAVELASMLLLAGLVVAFHVGREERVGEVLSNRTDDRAKRKTEERA, encoded by the coding sequence ATGGAATTCGCTTTTTATATCTGTGGCCTTATCGCCATCCTGGCTACGCTGCGAGTGATCACGCACACCAATCCGGTGCATGCGCTGCTGTACTTAATCATTTCGCTGCTGGCCATTTCCGGGGTGTTCTTTGCGCTGGGCGCGCACTTCGCCGGTGCGCTGGAAATCATCGTCTACGCGGGAGCCATCATGGTGCTGTTCGTGTTTGTGGTGATGATGCTGAATCTGGGCGGCTCTGAAATTGAGCAGGAACGTCAGTGGTTAAAACCGCAGGTGTGGATTGGTCCGGCAATTCTGTCGGCCATCATGCTTGTTGTGATTGTTTACGCCATTCTGGGCGTGAACGATCAGGGCATCGACGGCACGCCAATCAGCGCTAAGACAGTAGGTATTGCTCTGTTTGGCCCTTACGTTCTGGCGGTTGAACTGGCGTCAATGCTGCTGCTGGCAGGTCTGGTTGTTGCCTTCCACGTTGGCCGCGAAGAGCGTGTTGGCGAGGTGCTGAGCAACCGCACTGATGACCGCGCGAAAAGAAAAACGGAGGAGCGCGCATGA
- the nuoI gene encoding NADH-quinone oxidoreductase subunit NuoI yields MTLKELLVGFGTQVRSIWMIGLHAFAKRETQMYPEEPVYLPPRYRGRIVLTRDPDGSERCVACNLCAVACPVGCISLQKAETVDGRWYPEFFRINFSRCIFCGLCEEACPTTAIQLTPDFELGEYKRQDLVYEKEDLLISGPGKYPEYNFYRMAGMAIDGKDKGEAENEAKPIDVKSLLP; encoded by the coding sequence ATGACCTTAAAAGAATTATTAGTAGGTTTCGGCACCCAGGTACGCAGTATCTGGATGATCGGCCTGCACGCGTTTGCCAAACGCGAAACCCAGATGTACCCGGAAGAGCCGGTATATCTGCCGCCGCGCTACCGTGGCCGTATCGTGCTGACGCGCGACCCGGACGGATCCGAGCGCTGCGTTGCCTGTAACCTGTGTGCGGTAGCGTGCCCGGTAGGCTGTATCTCTCTGCAAAAAGCCGAGACGGTAGACGGCCGCTGGTATCCTGAGTTCTTCCGCATCAACTTCTCACGCTGCATCTTCTGCGGTCTGTGTGAAGAAGCGTGCCCAACCACGGCGATTCAGCTGACTCCAGATTTCGAACTGGGTGAGTACAAGCGTCAGGACCTGGTGTACGAGAAAGAGGATCTGCTGATTTCCGGTCCGGGCAAATACCCGGAATATAACTTCTACCGGATGGCGGGTATGGCAATCGACGGCAAAGATAAGGGCGAAGCAGAGAACGAAGCTAAGCCTATCGACGTCAAGAGCCTGTTACCGTAA